Proteins encoded together in one Rhodospirillaceae bacterium window:
- a CDS encoding DUF1345 domain-containing protein — MSDQPSKSSGRYDVLGPHFAARERLLAGAVAAGAAYAVLWFQGIAGPLLVALAWDFGAVIYLLLTWVMMLRSTTEHIARRARLLDISLGEIVALTVLAAAFSLYAAAGVLGAAKAQADFSKALFLAVGVGTIILSWFFVHTLFAVHYAHEFHDEDREEVGKPRGGLDFPGEKQPDYWDFVYFAAVIAMTCQVSDVSVDSRAMRHLVTAHGIISFFLNTVIVALAVGIAASLI; from the coding sequence ATGTCGGATCAACCGAGCAAGAGTTCCGGGCGCTATGATGTGCTGGGTCCGCATTTTGCCGCCCGGGAGAGACTTCTGGCCGGCGCTGTCGCGGCCGGCGCCGCCTATGCGGTCTTGTGGTTCCAGGGCATTGCCGGTCCGCTGCTGGTGGCGCTGGCGTGGGATTTCGGCGCCGTCATCTACCTGCTGCTCACCTGGGTGATGATGTTGCGCTCGACCACCGAGCATATTGCGCGCCGCGCCCGACTGCTCGACATAAGTCTCGGCGAAATCGTCGCCCTCACGGTACTTGCCGCCGCGTTCAGCCTCTATGCCGCCGCCGGTGTGCTGGGAGCTGCGAAGGCACAGGCGGATTTCAGCAAGGCGCTCTTCCTGGCGGTCGGTGTCGGCACCATCATTCTGTCCTGGTTCTTCGTGCACACCCTGTTCGCGGTCCATTACGCCCATGAGTTCCACGACGAGGACCGTGAGGAGGTTGGCAAGCCCCGCGGTGGCCTGGACTTTCCGGGGGAAAAGCAACCCGATTATTGGGATTTCGTCTATTTCGCGGCGGTCATCGCCATGACCTGCCAGGTCTCGGATGTCAGCGTCGACAGCCGCGCCATGCGCCATCTGGTGACGGCCCATGGCATCATCAGTTTCTTTCTCAACACGGTGATCGTGGCCCTGGCCGTCGGGATCGCCGCCAGCTTGATCTGA
- a CDS encoding periplasmic heavy metal sensor: protein MTLSGAKAKWLLGGAIVSLCLNLFLVGGMIAGRVHGPMGGPEGKGGGMVMATVPHELKPIIREKLKARGPDFKMERDKMREIRVRVADALAAEPFDAARLDAALTELEQSAGTMLHLAQRGLSQIAAELTPEQRQQWADGWRKLGPRP from the coding sequence ATGACCCTTTCCGGAGCCAAGGCCAAATGGCTGCTGGGCGGTGCGATTGTCTCGCTTTGCCTCAACTTGTTCCTGGTGGGCGGCATGATCGCCGGTCGGGTGCATGGACCTATGGGTGGGCCTGAAGGCAAAGGTGGCGGCATGGTGATGGCCACTGTGCCGCACGAGCTTAAACCGATCATTCGTGAAAAGCTCAAGGCGCGCGGACCTGATTTCAAGATGGAACGCGACAAGATGCGCGAGATTCGCGTACGCGTTGCCGATGCGCTGGCAGCCGAACCGTTCGATGCGGCCAGGCTCGATGCGGCGCTGACCGAGCTTGAGCAATCCGCCGGGACCATGTTGCATCTTGCACAGCGGGGCCTGTCGCAGATCGCCGCCGAATTGACGCCGGAACAGCGGCAGCAATGGGCGGATGGCTGGCGAAAACTGGGACCGCGTCCCTAG
- a CDS encoding RNA polymerase sigma factor, translating into MADDDDRLLSGIAAGDRTSFAQLRERHLNRIFSLALRVTGSRADAEDAAQEAFTRAWRKASTWRPGEAKFSTWLYRVTMNLCIDARRKPRADQLDPDLPVVDPAPGAESVLLAQEQDQRVRAAMAALPERQREAMALCYTLGLSNAEAAATMEISVKAYESLLVRAKRDIRARLEGSDQ; encoded by the coding sequence ATGGCGGATGATGACGATCGCCTGCTTTCCGGCATTGCCGCCGGTGACAGAACCTCTTTCGCGCAACTGCGTGAGCGGCATCTCAACCGGATCTTTTCACTGGCGCTCCGTGTCACCGGTTCGCGCGCCGATGCCGAGGATGCGGCGCAGGAGGCGTTCACCAGGGCGTGGCGCAAGGCATCGACATGGCGGCCGGGCGAAGCCAAATTCTCGACCTGGCTCTACCGGGTGACAATGAATTTGTGTATCGACGCGCGCCGCAAGCCTCGCGCTGACCAGCTCGACCCGGATCTGCCGGTGGTCGATCCGGCGCCTGGCGCTGAATCCGTGCTGCTGGCGCAAGAACAGGATCAACGGGTACGCGCTGCCATGGCAGCGCTGCCGGAACGACAGCGCGAAGCCATGGCGCTTTGTTACACGCTGGGTCTCAGCAATGCCGAGGCGGCGGCAACCATGGAGATTTCGGTGAAGGCCTATGAATCGCTCCTGGTGCGGGCCAAGCGGGATATCCGCGCCAGACTGGAAGGATCGGACCAATGA
- a CDS encoding EF-hand domain-containing protein, with amino-acid sequence MKKSNRLMLLSGVVGLVLTAVTPAMAEMGPWANADTNKDGSIDRAEFDTGRATHFKDLDTDTDGFVSEAEMQAFRDAHHAEMESKHGDMSARFLKRFDADSDGKVTAAEWPKDGRMTFAEVDANADGAVTAEELGIMRSMRDGKPGDGKDGLARLDTDKDGKVSEAEWNALGDKMFARLDDNKDGKIAKDELPKHGKHGKKQPGVEPVLP; translated from the coding sequence ATGAAAAAATCCAATCGGCTCATGCTGTTGAGCGGTGTCGTTGGCTTGGTGCTGACGGCTGTGACCCCGGCTATGGCCGAGATGGGGCCGTGGGCGAATGCCGACACCAACAAGGACGGCAGCATCGACCGTGCCGAGTTCGATACGGGGCGCGCCACTCATTTCAAAGACCTGGATACGGACACCGACGGGTTCGTATCCGAGGCCGAAATGCAGGCGTTCCGGGACGCCCATCATGCCGAGATGGAAAGCAAGCATGGCGACATGTCGGCGAGGTTCCTGAAGCGCTTCGATGCCGATAGCGACGGCAAGGTGACCGCAGCCGAATGGCCCAAGGATGGTCGCATGACCTTCGCCGAGGTCGATGCGAATGCTGATGGTGCCGTCACGGCCGAGGAACTCGGCATCATGCGCAGCATGCGCGACGGCAAGCCCGGCGATGGCAAAGACGGGCTCGCACGTCTCGACACAGACAAGGACGGCAAGGTATCGGAGGCCGAATGGAATGCTCTGGGCGATAAGATGTTCGCGCGCCTTGACGACAACAAGGACGGCAAGATTGCTAAGGACGAACTGCCTAAGCATGGCAAGCATGGCAAGAAGCAGCCTGGTGTCGAACCGGTTCTGCCCTGA
- a CDS encoding CoA ester lyase, whose translation MSFKIVEQAPARLNRSELAVPGSQPQLFEKAAKSAADVIFLDLEDAVAPDDKAQARKNIIQALHDIDWGTKQMSVRINGLDTHFMYRDVVDVIEQGGERLDLIMIPKVGTPEDVYAVDMLVTQCEAAVGRKKRIGFEMIIETALGMQNVHAISAASKRNESLHFGVADYAASTKAKTTNIGGANPAYSILTDKDEKGGRDVHWGDMWHYAIARMVVAARANGLRPVDGPFGDFGDADGYKAAGARANVLGCEGKWAIHPSQIGMANEIFSPAEAEVKKAERIIEAMAQAQKEGKGAVSLDGRLIDLASIRQAEVLLAKARQISGAK comes from the coding sequence ATGAGCTTCAAGATCGTCGAACAGGCACCCGCGCGTCTCAACCGCAGCGAACTGGCGGTGCCAGGTTCCCAGCCGCAATTATTTGAAAAGGCGGCAAAGTCGGCTGCCGATGTCATTTTCCTCGATCTTGAAGACGCTGTGGCGCCGGACGACAAGGCCCAGGCCCGGAAGAACATCATCCAGGCGCTTCACGATATCGATTGGGGCACCAAGCAGATGTCGGTGCGCATCAACGGCCTCGACACCCATTTCATGTACCGTGACGTCGTTGACGTGATCGAGCAGGGCGGTGAGCGCCTGGACCTCATCATGATCCCGAAGGTTGGCACGCCGGAAGACGTCTACGCCGTCGACATGCTGGTAACCCAATGCGAAGCGGCTGTCGGCCGCAAAAAGCGCATCGGTTTCGAGATGATTATCGAAACGGCCCTGGGCATGCAGAATGTCCATGCCATCTCGGCCGCTTCCAAGCGCAATGAGAGCCTGCATTTCGGCGTCGCCGATTACGCCGCCTCGACCAAGGCCAAGACCACCAATATCGGTGGCGCCAATCCTGCCTATTCGATCCTGACCGACAAGGACGAGAAGGGTGGCCGCGATGTGCATTGGGGCGACATGTGGCACTACGCCATTGCCCGCATGGTGGTGGCGGCCCGCGCCAACGGGCTGCGCCCGGTTGATGGCCCGTTCGGTGATTTTGGCGACGCTGATGGCTACAAGGCGGCCGGCGCCCGCGCCAATGTGCTGGGTTGCGAAGGAAAATGGGCGATCCATCCCTCGCAGATCGGCATGGCTAACGAGATTTTCAGCCCGGCGGAGGCTGAGGTGAAGAAGGCCGAGCGCATCATCGAAGCCATGGCCCAGGCCCAGAAGGAAGGCAAGGGGGCCGTATCCCTGGATGGGCGCCTGATCGATTTGGCTTCTATCCGTCAGGCCGAGGTGCTACTTGCCAAGGCACGTCAGATTTCCGGCGCCAAGTAA
- the xerD gene encoding site-specific tyrosine recombinase XerD, whose translation MTENAALGAFFEMLAAERNAATNTLLAYRCDLDDAACFLKSRQLGLADASTEQLRAYLGHLADQDLATRTQARRLSALRQFYRFLVEDGRRKDDPTAALDAPKLGQHLPKLLSEAQMGQLIEICRGLDGAEGVRLLAMIELLYATGLRVSELVKLPLAVMLRDQAFLTVCGKGGKERLVPLNPPAKVAIAAYLGQRQRFLPKGATSPYLFPSRGKEGHLTRQRFGQLLKEIGMKAGIDPAAISPHVLRHAFATHLLDHGADLRSLQKMLGHADIATTQIYTHVQQERLKTLVEAHHPLSKSAKSTRPSRKI comes from the coding sequence GTGACTGAGAACGCCGCCCTTGGCGCCTTTTTCGAGATGCTGGCGGCGGAACGCAATGCCGCTACCAATACCCTCCTGGCCTATCGGTGTGATCTCGATGATGCCGCCTGCTTCCTGAAAAGTCGGCAATTGGGTCTTGCCGATGCCAGCACCGAGCAGCTTCGCGCCTATCTTGGCCACTTGGCCGATCAGGACCTCGCCACCCGGACCCAGGCACGGCGATTGTCGGCGCTGCGCCAATTCTATCGCTTCCTGGTCGAAGATGGCCGGCGCAAGGATGACCCGACCGCTGCTCTGGACGCGCCAAAGCTCGGCCAGCATTTGCCGAAGCTGCTGTCCGAGGCGCAAATGGGACAGCTGATCGAGATTTGCCGGGGTCTCGACGGTGCCGAGGGGGTACGGCTGCTGGCGATGATCGAATTGCTCTACGCGACGGGATTGCGGGTGAGCGAGCTGGTCAAGCTGCCGCTCGCTGTGATGCTGCGCGACCAGGCTTTTTTGACCGTCTGCGGCAAGGGGGGCAAGGAGCGTTTGGTGCCACTCAATCCGCCGGCAAAAGTCGCCATCGCCGCCTATCTCGGCCAGCGGCAGCGGTTCCTGCCAAAGGGTGCCACGTCCCCCTATCTGTTTCCCTCGCGCGGCAAGGAAGGGCATCTCACCCGGCAACGCTTTGGTCAGTTGCTGAAGGAGATCGGGATGAAAGCGGGCATCGACCCGGCTGCCATTTCACCCCATGTCCTGCGCCACGCCTTCGCAACCCATCTCCTCGACCATGGCGCTGACCTGCGCAGCCTGCAAAAAATGCTGGGGCACGCCGATATCGCCACCACCCAGATCTATACCCATGTCCAGCAGGAACGGTTGAAAACACTGGTCGAGGCGCACCACCCTTTGTCCAAATCAGCCAAATCCACACGACCAAGTCGTAAAATTTAG
- a CDS encoding shikimate kinase, with protein MVETSPNSTAHGPATGPGNGRTAVRDSSDRSLDKAFGQSVLARISRPIVLVGLMGAGKSCIGKRLASHFGLPFVDADREIEAAAGCSIPDIFSLHGEKAFRDGERRVIQRLLGNPVHVLATGGGAFVDPTTRTLVKERGLSIWIRADLDLLLKRVSRRNDRPLLQNVDPRAKLAELIELRHPFYAEADIIVDSADGPPEVTLGRVIEALHDYFTNREGAEP; from the coding sequence ATGGTCGAAACATCGCCAAATAGCACCGCACACGGCCCAGCCACCGGTCCGGGAAACGGCCGGACAGCGGTCCGTGACTCCAGCGACCGAAGCCTCGACAAGGCTTTCGGCCAAAGCGTCCTTGCCCGTATCTCACGGCCGATTGTCCTGGTCGGGCTGATGGGGGCTGGCAAGAGTTGCATAGGCAAGCGGCTCGCCAGCCATTTCGGCCTGCCCTTCGTCGATGCGGATCGCGAGATTGAGGCCGCAGCCGGCTGCTCAATCCCAGATATTTTCAGCCTGCATGGCGAAAAGGCATTCCGCGATGGCGAGCGCCGTGTCATTCAACGCCTGCTCGGGAATCCCGTTCATGTGCTGGCGACTGGCGGTGGCGCCTTCGTCGACCCGACCACGCGAACCCTGGTCAAGGAGCGCGGCCTTTCCATCTGGATCCGCGCCGACCTCGATCTGTTGCTGAAGCGCGTCTCACGCCGCAACGACCGGCCACTCCTTCAGAATGTCGATCCGCGCGCGAAACTGGCCGAGTTGATCGAACTCCGACACCCCTTTTATGCTGAGGCCGACATCATCGTCGACAGTGCCGATGGCCCACCCGAGGTCACTCTCGGCCGGGTGATTGAAGCGTTGCACGACTACTTTACCAATCGCGAGGGTGCCGAGCCATGA
- a CDS encoding 3-dehydroquinate synthase: protein MNAPDGVQGDRSKPDRLRVELGPRSYDILIGRNLIAAAGEHILPLLAKRHVVIVTDANVAKLHLESLEHALNRADITVDTIIMPAGEATKSFAEVERLTGLLLDMKIERGTTLVALGGGVIGDLTGFVAAITLRGIDFIQVPTTLLAQVDSSIGGKTGINTAHGKNLVGAFYQPRLVLADTATLDTLNRRELLAGYAEVVKYGLIDEPAFFKWLEANGVDVIEGDELARRHAISVSCRAKARIVGADERESGARALLNLGHTFGHALEAECGFTDELLHGEGVAIGLVMAFDLSVTLGLCPAEDAARVQRHLASVGLPTTPGSVQGRFWSTERLIEHMGRDKKVKDGRVGFVLARGIGQTFHPAYVDLAEVAAVLETAIGA from the coding sequence ATGAACGCACCCGATGGTGTTCAGGGAGATCGCTCGAAACCCGATCGGTTACGGGTCGAGTTGGGACCACGCAGCTATGACATCCTGATCGGTCGCAATCTCATTGCCGCCGCCGGCGAGCATATTCTGCCATTGCTAGCCAAGCGCCATGTCGTCATCGTTACCGATGCCAATGTCGCCAAGCTTCATCTCGAATCACTAGAACACGCCTTGAATCGTGCCGACATAACTGTCGACACCATCATCATGCCGGCCGGAGAAGCAACAAAGAGTTTTGCTGAAGTCGAGCGCCTGACCGGCCTGCTACTCGACATGAAGATCGAACGCGGCACCACTTTGGTCGCCCTGGGTGGCGGGGTCATCGGCGACCTTACAGGTTTCGTGGCGGCCATCACGTTGCGCGGCATTGACTTCATTCAGGTGCCAACGACCCTTCTCGCCCAGGTCGATTCCTCGATCGGCGGCAAGACCGGCATCAACACCGCCCACGGCAAGAATCTGGTTGGCGCCTTCTACCAGCCACGCCTGGTCCTGGCTGACACTGCGACGCTTGATACGCTCAACCGCCGAGAACTGCTGGCCGGCTACGCCGAGGTCGTGAAATATGGCCTTATCGACGAACCGGCCTTCTTCAAATGGCTGGAAGCCAACGGTGTCGATGTCATTGAAGGTGACGAATTGGCACGGCGCCATGCAATCAGTGTCTCCTGTCGCGCGAAAGCCCGCATCGTCGGCGCCGACGAGCGCGAGAGCGGTGCCCGTGCGCTCCTCAACCTCGGTCACACGTTCGGCCATGCATTGGAAGCCGAATGCGGCTTCACCGACGAATTGCTGCACGGCGAGGGCGTCGCCATCGGCCTGGTGATGGCGTTCGACCTATCGGTGACGCTAGGACTTTGCCCGGCCGAGGACGCTGCCCGTGTTCAACGACATTTGGCAAGCGTCGGACTGCCCACAACGCCCGGCTCGGTGCAGGGTCGATTCTGGTCGACAGAGCGCCTGATCGAACATATGGGGCGGGACAAGAAGGTAAAGGATGGCCGCGTCGGCTTCGTGCTGGCGCGTGGTATCGGCCAGACCTTCCATCCCGCCTATGTTGATTTGGCCGAGGTTGCGGCGGTGTTGGAAACGGCTATCGGCGCATAG
- a CDS encoding HlyC/CorC family transporter, protein MDSILLNLGALIILVLGSAFFSSSETALTAASKARMLTLANQGFKRAIVVNTLRGRMEQVIGTILLGNACVNSFIAILSAQVFALYFGDIGAVYAGIAATVVIFVLGEVLPKTFAINHADRSALTLGPLVLVLVRATSPITHVTQLICSGLLRLFGVKVVNEPGAEERIEELRGAIALHAGADEEIREAGQMLHSILDLEDVPVSDIMVHRRNMTMIDADQAIEEMVAVALQSPHTRLPIYRGQPDNIIGVLHAKALLRAVQANQWKLEGLDIVGLASAPWFIPDQTNLLAQLEAFRSRREHFAIVVDEYGALMGIVTLEDILEEIVGDISDEHDVKVEGVGLHPDGSFEMDGTVTIRDLNREFGWRLPDEEASTIAGLVLHEAQQIPSAGQVFVFFGFRFLILERHRNQLTRIKVTPPADSVVPPNGTNKPQKKGGHAA, encoded by the coding sequence ATGGATTCGATCCTGTTGAACCTCGGCGCGTTGATCATCCTGGTCCTGGGTTCCGCATTCTTCTCTAGCTCCGAAACGGCACTCACCGCTGCCTCCAAGGCACGGATGCTGACGCTCGCGAATCAGGGCTTCAAACGCGCTATCGTGGTCAATACCTTGCGCGGCCGAATGGAACAGGTGATCGGTACGATTCTGCTCGGCAATGCCTGTGTGAACAGCTTCATTGCCATTCTGTCAGCGCAGGTCTTTGCGCTCTACTTCGGCGATATAGGCGCCGTCTATGCCGGTATCGCGGCCACTGTCGTCATCTTTGTACTGGGAGAAGTGCTGCCCAAGACCTTCGCCATTAATCATGCCGACCGTTCGGCGCTGACGCTGGGACCGCTGGTACTTGTCCTGGTGCGGGCCACCAGCCCGATCACGCATGTGACTCAGTTGATCTGTAGCGGCCTGCTTAGGCTGTTCGGTGTAAAGGTGGTCAACGAGCCCGGCGCAGAAGAACGGATCGAGGAACTGCGCGGAGCCATTGCCCTCCATGCCGGGGCCGATGAGGAAATCCGCGAAGCGGGTCAAATGCTCCATTCAATCCTCGACCTCGAGGACGTGCCGGTTTCCGACATCATGGTGCACCGCCGCAATATGACCATGATTGACGCTGACCAGGCGATTGAGGAGATGGTCGCTGTTGCGCTGCAAAGCCCACACACACGCCTTCCCATCTATCGCGGCCAGCCAGACAACATCATCGGCGTACTGCACGCCAAGGCCTTGCTGCGTGCCGTCCAGGCGAATCAATGGAAACTGGAGGGATTGGATATCGTTGGCCTCGCCTCTGCGCCTTGGTTTATCCCGGACCAGACCAACCTGCTCGCGCAGCTTGAGGCGTTTCGCAGCCGGCGTGAGCATTTCGCCATTGTGGTTGACGAGTATGGCGCACTCATGGGCATCGTCACCCTGGAAGACATTCTTGAAGAGATCGTCGGCGACATTTCCGACGAACACGACGTCAAGGTCGAGGGAGTGGGCCTGCACCCGGACGGCAGTTTTGAAATGGATGGCACCGTCACCATCCGTGATCTCAATCGCGAATTCGGCTGGCGCCTGCCCGATGAGGAGGCCTCGACCATCGCCGGCCTCGTCCTTCATGAGGCGCAGCAGATTCCCTCCGCGGGCCAGGTGTTCGTCTTCTTCGGATTCCGCTTCCTGATATTGGAACGACATCGCAACCAGTTGACTCGAATCAAGGTAACGCCGCCGGCCGATTCGGTCGTCCCGCCCAACGGGACAAACAAGCCTCAGAAGAAGGGCGGGCACGCGGCATGA
- a CDS encoding DUF2889 domain-containing protein: protein MKALPHPVAREALHTRRYDFRGYLRADGLFDIEGRMVDTKDYAFPNDWRGEVKPGEPVHDMLIRLTLDDHFTVKDIAVVTAASPFSVCDAITPAFNILKGATIAKGWSRTLRSSFAGAHGCTHHVEMLRAMGTVAFQTIYGWREKVKRESGLSKSEGPPAEAIPGKRPAFLDTCHALASDSEVVRTHWPQFYEPTTGEKKPG from the coding sequence ATGAAAGCCCTGCCACACCCCGTGGCGCGCGAAGCGCTGCACACCAGACGCTATGACTTCCGCGGCTATCTGCGAGCCGACGGGCTGTTCGATATCGAAGGCCGCATGGTCGACACCAAGGACTATGCCTTTCCCAATGATTGGCGCGGCGAGGTGAAACCGGGAGAACCAGTCCACGATATGCTGATCCGGCTGACGCTCGATGATCATTTCACGGTCAAGGATATTGCCGTGGTGACCGCCGCCTCTCCCTTTTCCGTCTGCGATGCCATCACACCCGCCTTCAACATCCTCAAGGGGGCGACGATCGCCAAAGGCTGGTCGCGGACTTTACGGAGCAGCTTCGCCGGTGCGCATGGCTGCACACATCATGTCGAGATGCTGCGCGCCATGGGCACGGTTGCATTTCAAACGATCTACGGATGGCGCGAAAAGGTCAAACGTGAATCGGGCTTGAGCAAGAGTGAAGGTCCGCCTGCCGAAGCGATCCCCGGCAAACGTCCGGCATTCCTTGACACCTGCCATGCACTGGCCAGCGACAGTGAGGTCGTGAGGACCCATTGGCCGCAATTCTATGAACCGACCACCGGAGAAAAAAAGCCGGGCTGA
- a CDS encoding flotillin family protein, producing MVIAVALPAVIGLVAILAIGLVIARLYARAEKDRSYVRTGLGGQKVVLDGGSIVLPVFQSIRWVNLQTLRLDVRRENAEAMITKDRMRVDIGVEFYVRVKPDQQSIALAAQTLGDRTNEADQLRELVEAKFVDALRSVAATMVLADLQEKRADFVKRVQETVASELELNGLELESASLTKLDQTDTKYFNPNNAFDAEGLAALTKITEAKRQERNLTVRNAEVAIAQQDLEARQKTLEIDRQKKEAELSQERDIVNKTAETRAAAAQKEAEAQRAENEARITTQQAVALREAEAKQAQEQARIAAELAIQQRKIEADRTAETLAIGKKRDIELADQDRAIAVADRSRAESDARAEAEKSRALAIAAEESVATAQQVAIAERQRQIAVLEARQAAEQEATKVTVQAQAERSAAEDRAEAVRTGAKADSDAALIRAEAQAKTYEVEAEGQRKINEARNALSAAMIELEIMRERLRIIPVAIAESVRPLEKISDVRIIDMGGGLPGNNVSGESGSNRMDGLMGQLLSYRANAPVIDQLLKEAGFTEGSDLVNRLLAGAQPVPQAVNGRAIDGQNSAAQ from the coding sequence CTGGTGATTGCTGTTGCCTTGCCGGCGGTGATCGGTCTGGTCGCTATCCTGGCGATCGGCCTGGTGATCGCACGCTTGTACGCCAGGGCGGAAAAGGACCGTTCCTATGTGCGGACTGGCCTTGGCGGGCAGAAAGTCGTGCTTGATGGCGGCTCGATCGTCCTGCCGGTGTTCCAATCGATCCGCTGGGTCAATCTGCAGACCCTGCGCCTCGATGTGCGCCGTGAAAATGCCGAAGCGATGATCACCAAGGATCGCATGCGCGTCGATATCGGCGTCGAATTCTACGTGCGCGTGAAGCCGGATCAGCAGTCAATTGCCCTGGCGGCGCAAACGCTCGGCGATCGTACCAACGAAGCCGATCAGCTGCGCGAACTCGTTGAAGCTAAGTTCGTCGACGCCCTGCGCTCGGTAGCGGCGACCATGGTGCTCGCCGATCTGCAGGAAAAGCGCGCCGACTTCGTGAAGCGTGTGCAGGAGACGGTTGCAAGCGAGCTTGAGCTCAACGGCCTTGAGCTGGAAAGTGCCTCGCTGACCAAACTCGACCAGACGGATACCAAGTACTTCAATCCGAACAACGCCTTCGACGCCGAAGGTTTGGCGGCGCTGACCAAGATCACGGAAGCCAAACGTCAGGAGCGCAACCTCACGGTCCGCAATGCCGAGGTCGCGATCGCACAGCAGGATCTGGAAGCGCGCCAGAAAACGCTTGAGATCGACCGTCAGAAGAAAGAGGCCGAGCTGTCGCAGGAACGCGACATCGTCAACAAGACGGCGGAGACCCGCGCCGCGGCGGCGCAGAAGGAGGCCGAGGCCCAGCGCGCGGAAAACGAAGCCCGCATCACCACACAGCAGGCCGTGGCCCTGCGCGAGGCGGAAGCCAAGCAGGCGCAGGAACAGGCTCGCATTGCGGCGGAACTGGCCATCCAGCAGCGCAAGATCGAGGCGGATCGTACCGCCGAGACCTTGGCGATCGGCAAGAAGCGCGATATCGAACTGGCAGATCAGGACCGAGCAATTGCGGTCGCAGATCGCAGCCGCGCGGAATCGGACGCGCGCGCCGAAGCCGAGAAGTCACGTGCCCTTGCCATTGCGGCGGAAGAATCGGTGGCGACCGCGCAACAGGTGGCGATCGCCGAACGTCAGCGGCAGATCGCCGTCCTCGAGGCGCGCCAAGCGGCAGAACAGGAAGCGACCAAGGTGACGGTACAGGCGCAGGCCGAACGCAGCGCTGCCGAAGACCGAGCCGAAGCGGTGCGCACCGGCGCCAAGGCGGATTCGGACGCGGCGTTGATCCGTGCCGAGGCGCAGGCCAAGACCTACGAGGTCGAAGCCGAAGGTCAGCGCAAGATCAACGAGGCCCGCAACGCTTTGTCGGCGGCGATGATCGAGTTGGAGATCATGCGCGAACGTCTGCGCATCATCCCGGTCGCAATCGCCGAATCCGTACGACCGCTGGAGAAGATCAGCGACGTGCGCATTATCGATATGGGCGGCGGCTTGCCCGGCAATAACGTCTCGGGCGAATCTGGGAGCAACCGGATGGACGGGCTGATGGGGCAACTGCTGTCCTACCGGGCAAATGCTCCGGTGATCGATCAATTGCTGAAAGAAGCCGGCTTCACCGAGGGCAGCGATCTGGTCAACCGTTTGCTGGCAGGCGCTCAACCGGTGCCGCAAGCGGTTAATGGCAGGGCGATCGACGGGCAGAACTCGGCCGCCCAATAG
- a CDS encoding DUF1449 family protein: MNDGSVLEFLSGSGTRPFAIAGLILIGLLVIEIVSMLMGVSLSAKIDALFDVDTPDTPDLDHGGIAASGLDVHAGEGSLFGTAWDWLNAGRVPLLVWLMGLLGAFTAFGYIIQALAHLAIGFLPAFMAAIPAAVLAIPATRNVSRLIGRIVPRDESYAVTRDDLIGLTGTISLGPVTEQEIGRVLVKDAHGNRHLTWVRAAEPGINLPTGAVVLLTERHGTEYLVIAADPDLVV, from the coding sequence GTGAACGACGGGTCTGTGCTGGAGTTTCTTTCGGGATCTGGTACGCGGCCATTTGCGATCGCCGGCCTGATCCTGATCGGTCTGCTGGTGATCGAGATTGTCAGCATGCTGATGGGCGTCTCGCTATCGGCCAAGATTGACGCGCTGTTCGACGTTGATACGCCGGACACGCCCGATCTCGATCATGGCGGAATTGCCGCAAGCGGTCTCGACGTCCATGCCGGTGAAGGCAGTCTGTTCGGCACGGCCTGGGACTGGCTCAATGCCGGCCGTGTGCCGCTGCTGGTCTGGCTGATGGGCCTCCTCGGCGCATTCACGGCCTTCGGCTACATCATCCAGGCTTTGGCGCATCTTGCCATCGGATTCCTGCCGGCCTTCATGGCGGCCATTCCGGCGGCTGTGCTGGCAATCCCCGCCACGCGCAATGTGAGCCGCTTGATCGGTCGGATCGTGCCACGCGATGAAAGCTATGCAGTGACGCGCGACGACCTTATCGGCCTCACTGGTACCATCTCGCTGGGGCCGGTGACCGAACAGGAGATCGGTCGCGTTTTGGTGAAGGACGCCCATGGCAACAGGCATCTGACCTGGGTACGGGCGGCGGAGCCTGGAATCAACCTGCCTACCGGCGCTGTCGTGCTGCTGACCGAGCGGCACGGCACCGAATATCTCGTGATCGCGGCCGATCCCGATCTGGTTGTCTAA